Genomic segment of bacterium:
ACAGCCACCCGCTCTACCGTTGAGCTATCGCGGAGCGCTCAGGTCGTGCCGGCAGGGACTCCCCTGCGGGGCACAGGATTCTACCCGTCGCGGACAGCCGGTGCAACCCCCGCCGGAGTGTCCCGGTCAAGCAGCCACGCGACCCGGTCGCTGGCCGGTGCCCGGAGCACTTCCTCTGTCCGCCCCCACTGCAGCACCCGCCCCTGGTCCATCACCACCAGCCAGCGAGTCAGGGCTTCGACCTCCATAACATCGTGCGTGACCAGGAACATTGGGACCTGCAGCTCAGCGATCAGCCCCCGTAGTTCCTGGCGAAGGGCGCGTCGCAATGGCGTATCCAGCGCTGTAAAAGGCTCATCCAGCAGCAGCAATTGCGGATGGCTCACCAACGCCCGGGCGAGGGCGACTCGCTGCTGCTCGCCCCCCGACAGCTGACGCGGCCGCTTGTCCGCCAGGTGCCCGATCTGGAGCCGCTGGAGCCAGTCGTCGGCGCGACGTTCCCGGACATCAGCGGGGAGGCGACGAAGGCCATACGCTACGTTTTGGCGGACAGTCAGATGCGGAAAGAGCCCCAGATCCTGAAAGACCATCCCGACTTGCCGCTCCTGCGGCGATTTCCAGATGCCACGCGGGATGTCGCACCAGCACGCCTCACGGAAGTGGAGCGTACCCGCCTGGGGCCGCTGGAGTCCTGCAATGACCCGCAGGAGGGAGGTCTTGCCGCAACCGGAGGGTCCGAAGAGCCCCAGCGTCGCTGCTGGACCGTCGGGGAGGTCCCAGTCCGCGTGAATCGGTGGCTGTCCGGGATGCTGGATCTGGAAGTGGGCGGCGAGGAGGCTCATACGCG
This window contains:
- the malK gene encoding Maltose/maltodextrin import ATP-binding protein MalK, producing the protein MSLLAAHFQIQHPGQPPIHADWDLPDGPAATLGLFGPSGCGKTSLLRVIAGLQRPQAGTLHFREACWCDIPRGIWKSPQERQVGMVFQDLGLFPHLTVRQNVAYGLRRLPADVRERRADDWLQRLQIGHLADKRPRQLSGGEQQRVALARALVSHPQLLLLDEPFTALDTPLRRALRQELRGLIAELQVPMFLVTHDVMEVEALTRWLVVMDQGRVLQWGRTEEVLRAPASDRVAWLLDRDTPAGVAPAVRDG